In one Rutidosis leptorrhynchoides isolate AG116_Rl617_1_P2 chromosome 8, CSIRO_AGI_Rlap_v1, whole genome shotgun sequence genomic region, the following are encoded:
- the LOC139862405 gene encoding probable xyloglucan endotransglucosylase/hydrolase protein 28 has protein sequence MHMESLHFIFFLSSVFIILTHYNGVTCISNNNNNGNLPILSFEEGYSHLFGDNNLIVLRDGKSVHLSLDERTGSGFVSQDLYQHGYFSASIKLPADYTAGVVVAFYMSNGDIFEKNHDEIDFEFLGNIRGKEWRIQTNIYGNGSTNVGREERYGLWFDPTDDFHQYSILWTHTHIIFYVDDVAIREIKRTESMGGDFPSKPMTLYATIWDASDWATNGGKYKVNYKYAPYIAEFSNFVLHGCTVDPVEFTSLKCENGIPTGITPSQRTKMESFRKKHMQYSYCYDKRRYKTPPSECVINPKEAERLKRFDPVTFGSGRGHHHAKSHRRSRFVSI, from the exons ATGCATATGGAGAGTCTGCATTTCATCTTCTTTTTATCCTCTGTTTTTATAATTTTAACCCATTACAATGGTGTTACATGTatcagtaacaataataataatggcaaTCTGCCTATTTTATCCTTTGAAGAAGGCTACTCTCACTTATTTGGTGATAATAATTTAATTGTTTTAAGAGATGGAAAATCAGTTCACTTGTCTTTAGATGAAAGAACAG GTTCTGGATTTGTGTCACAAGACCTTTATCAACATGGATACTTCAGTGCTTCAATCAAGCTTCCTGCTGATTATACTGCTGGTGTTGTTGTTGCTTTTTAT atgtCAAATGGAGATATATTTGAGAAAAACCATGATGAAATAGACTTTGAGTTCTTGGGTAATATCAGAGGCAAAGAATGGAGGATTCAGACAAATATTTATGGTAATGGAAGCACAAATGTTGGCAGAGAAGAAAGATATGGTCTTTGGTTTGATCCTACTGATGATTTCCATCAATATAGCATCCTTTGGACTCACACTCACATTAT ATTTTATGTTGATGATGTTGCGATAAGAGAGATTAAACGAACGGAGTCAATGGGCGGAGACTTTCCATCAAAGCCGATGACTTTATACGCAACAATATGGGATGCTTCCGACTGGGCTACAAATGGAGGCAAATACAAGGTAAATTACAAATACGCCCCTTACATTGCCGAGTTTTCCAACTTCGTTCTTCACGGATGCACTGTGGACCCCGTTGAGTTCACGTcattaaaatgtgaaaacggaaTTCCTACGGGCATCACACCTTCACAAAGGACGAAAATGGAAAGTTTTAGAAAGAAACATATGCAATATTCGTATTGTTATGATAAAAGAAGGTACAAAACGCCGCCTTCTGAGTGTGTGATTAACCCTAAAGAGGCCGAGAGGTTGAAGAGGTTTGATCCGGTGACGTTTGGAAGCGGTCGTGGCCACCACCATGCGAAGAGTCATCGAAGGAGTCGATTTGTGTCTATTTAA